Proteins encoded within one genomic window of Polaribacter sp. NJDZ03:
- the gldN gene encoding gliding motility protein GldN, producing the protein MFKNCLLLFFGLMISGSINAQIGLLNAKTVDQIGKKNEEQIAADNDAPLSYGYVDDRDILWSKVVWEFVDLNQKINLPYYFPIDNSNVSSNRRSLFDTLIKGIKEGNIEEVYSDSFFTSKITQNEIDSRMSSVRESNGYSDTIRLQSQDVEGYMMKGMWYFDKRQGELKYRLLAIAPMGKDVQTLGLGLDGGNEEELYELFWVFYPSARDVLHDAKVFNPKNASQPISFDHMLNARRFSSTIVREENIYGDRAISDYVKGNSLFQLLEANKIKEGIRDREMDMWNY; encoded by the coding sequence ATGTTTAAAAATTGTTTACTATTATTTTTCGGTTTGATGATTAGTGGTTCAATAAACGCACAGATAGGTTTATTGAATGCTAAAACAGTAGATCAAATAGGAAAGAAAAATGAAGAACAAATTGCAGCTGACAATGATGCTCCCTTATCTTACGGATATGTAGATGATAGAGATATATTATGGTCTAAAGTAGTTTGGGAATTTGTAGATCTAAATCAAAAAATAAATTTACCGTATTATTTTCCAATAGATAACTCAAATGTTTCTTCTAACAGAAGATCTTTATTTGATACTTTAATTAAAGGAATCAAAGAAGGTAATATAGAAGAAGTATATTCAGACTCTTTCTTTACCTCTAAGATTACTCAGAATGAAATAGATTCTAGAATGTCTAGTGTAAGAGAATCAAATGGATATAGCGATACTATTAGACTTCAATCTCAGGATGTAGAAGGGTATATGATGAAAGGAATGTGGTATTTTGATAAACGCCAAGGAGAATTAAAATACAGATTGTTAGCAATAGCACCAATGGGTAAAGATGTACAAACTTTAGGATTGGGATTAGATGGCGGTAATGAAGAGGAATTATATGAGTTATTTTGGGTTTTCTATCCATCTGCAAGAGATGTTTTACATGATGCAAAAGTATTCAATCCAAAAAATGCATCACAACCAATTTCTTTTGATCACATGCTAAATGCAAGACGATTTAGTAGTACTATTGTTAGGGAAGAAAATATTTATGGTGATAGAGCAATATCAGATTACGTTAAAGGTAATTCTTTATTCCAGTTATTAGAAGCTAATAAAATTAAAGAAGGTATTAGAGATAGAGAAATGGATATGTGGAATTACTAA
- a CDS encoding DUF983 domain-containing protein yields MQKYTNLRSIMLKKGTKLYSIFKAKCPRCQEGEFFAHKFTFNPNKVTKLHDNCPNCNLKYMMEPSFFYGAMYVNYGLTVALSVAIFVISSLIFGLSLLQCFAAIVIALLILAPLNLRLSRIIWINMFVHFDKKFKKKE; encoded by the coding sequence TTGCAAAAGTATACAAATTTAAGGTCTATTATGTTGAAAAAGGGTACCAAGTTATATAGTATTTTTAAAGCCAAATGTCCTAGATGTCAAGAAGGCGAATTCTTTGCTCATAAATTTACTTTTAACCCCAATAAAGTAACCAAATTACATGACAACTGTCCGAATTGTAATTTAAAATACATGATGGAACCTTCCTTCTTTTACGGAGCTATGTATGTTAACTATGGTTTAACAGTGGCACTTTCTGTTGCTATATTTGTAATAAGTAGTTTAATTTTTGGTTTAAGTCTATTACAATGTTTTGCAGCAATCGTAATAGCATTGTTAATATTAGCACCTTTAAACTTGCGCTTATCTAGAATAATTTGGATAAATATGTTTGTCCATTTTGATAAAAAGTTCAAGAAAAAAGAATAA
- a CDS encoding ABC-F family ATP-binding cassette domain-containing protein, translating into MLNVHNLSVSFMGTDLFSGITFKLNKGDRIGLIGKNGAGKSTLLKVLSKDIETSGGTMAFDKDIRMGFLRQDIDFVEGRTILEEAYQAFVEIKEIEIKLDEINEQLATRTDYESEGYTELIHDLTDNTERYELLGGYNYQGDTEKILQGLGFQREDFDKKTDTFSGGWRMRIELAKLLLQNNDILLLDEPTNHLDIESIIWLENFLKGYSGAIVLVSHDKMFLDNVTNRTIEISLGQIYDYKKPYSEFLVLRAEIKEKQLQAQKNQEKEIKQKQHLINKFKAKASKASMAQSLMKQLDKVELIEVDQDDNQAMNVKFAISKEPGKIIVEAEKLCKSYGDKHVLEDVDLLIEKNSKIAFVGQNGQGKSTLAKMMVGEIPFEGILKLGHNVEVGYFAQNQSEELPPEKTVLEIMEDAATDGNRVRVRDMLGSFLFGGDAVDKKAKVLSGGERNRLALCKLLLQPFNVLIMDEPTNHLDIASKTVLKEALKNFNGTLIVVSHDRDFLQGLTETVYGFKDKEIKEYLGDIDYFLEQHKIENLREAEKRTVVKVEKDTSKKEAHQLSRDEEKQLKKLKNKLSNIETEIADLEKEIAKIDLELAQNYDEVSARPNFFEKYKAKKAKLDTKMEEWEKVEAQVSNF; encoded by the coding sequence ATGCTAAACGTACACAACTTATCGGTTTCTTTTATGGGAACGGATTTATTTTCAGGAATTACTTTCAAATTAAATAAAGGAGATAGAATTGGTCTTATCGGAAAAAATGGAGCAGGGAAATCTACGCTTTTAAAAGTTCTTTCTAAAGATATAGAAACAAGTGGTGGTACCATGGCTTTTGATAAAGATATTAGAATGGGGTTTTTAAGACAAGATATAGATTTTGTTGAAGGAAGAACTATTTTAGAAGAAGCGTACCAGGCGTTTGTTGAAATTAAAGAAATTGAGATAAAACTTGATGAAATTAATGAGCAACTTGCTACTAGAACCGATTACGAAAGTGAAGGGTATACAGAATTAATACATGATTTAACGGACAATACAGAACGTTATGAGTTGCTTGGTGGGTATAATTACCAAGGTGATACCGAAAAGATTTTACAGGGTTTAGGTTTTCAACGTGAAGATTTTGATAAAAAGACAGATACTTTTTCTGGAGGTTGGAGAATGCGTATAGAATTGGCAAAATTATTGTTACAAAATAATGATATTTTGTTATTGGATGAGCCAACGAATCACTTAGATATTGAGTCTATTATTTGGTTAGAGAATTTCTTAAAAGGATATTCTGGAGCTATTGTTTTAGTATCGCATGATAAAATGTTTTTAGATAATGTAACGAATAGAACTATTGAGATTTCTTTAGGTCAAATTTACGATTATAAAAAACCATATTCTGAATTCTTAGTTTTAAGAGCAGAAATTAAAGAAAAGCAGTTACAGGCGCAGAAAAATCAAGAGAAAGAAATAAAGCAAAAACAACACTTAATTAATAAGTTTAAGGCAAAAGCAAGTAAAGCATCTATGGCGCAATCTTTAATGAAACAACTTGATAAAGTTGAATTGATTGAGGTTGACCAAGATGATAACCAAGCAATGAATGTTAAGTTTGCCATCTCTAAAGAACCTGGTAAAATTATTGTTGAAGCAGAAAAACTTTGTAAAAGTTATGGTGATAAACATGTTTTAGAAGATGTAGATTTATTAATTGAGAAAAACAGTAAAATTGCTTTTGTTGGTCAGAACGGACAAGGAAAATCTACTTTGGCAAAAATGATGGTTGGAGAGATTCCTTTTGAAGGAATTTTAAAACTTGGGCATAATGTAGAAGTTGGTTATTTTGCTCAGAATCAATCTGAAGAATTACCGCCGGAAAAAACAGTGTTGGAAATTATGGAAGATGCTGCCACAGACGGAAACAGAGTGCGTGTTAGAGACATGTTAGGTTCTTTCTTATTTGGTGGAGATGCTGTAGATAAAAAAGCAAAAGTACTTTCTGGAGGGGAAAGAAATAGATTGGCATTGTGTAAATTATTATTACAACCATTTAATGTTTTAATAATGGATGAGCCAACCAATCACTTAGACATTGCCTCTAAAACAGTATTAAAAGAAGCTTTAAAGAATTTTAATGGAACCTTAATTGTAGTATCTCACGATAGAGATTTCTTACAAGGTTTAACGGAAACTGTTTATGGTTTTAAAGACAAAGAAATTAAAGAATATTTAGGAGATATTGACTATTTCTTAGAACAACATAAAATAGAGAATTTAAGAGAAGCAGAAAAAAGAACGGTTGTTAAAGTAGAGAAAGATACTTCTAAAAAAGAAGCACATCAATTATCTAGAGATGAAGAAAAGCAATTAAAGAAGTTAAAGAATAAGCTTTCTAATATTGAAACTGAAATAGCAGATTTAGAAAAAGAAATTGCAAAGATCGATTTGGAGTTAGCTCAGAATTATGATGAAGTTTCTGCAAGACCAAATTTTTTCGAAAAATACAAAGCTAAAAAAGCAAAATTAGATACTAAAATGGAAGAATGGGAAAAGGTAGAAGCACAAGTTTCTAATTTCTAA
- a CDS encoding FAD-binding oxidoreductase yields MKVDYIIVGLGLAGLAFAEELIAAKKTFIVFEDDSQTSSLVAGGVYNPVILKRFTPVWNAKEQLDVALPFYKKLEEKLNIIIDQKFVIKKSFKSVEDQNNWFGALDKPKLTDYLDPKLDTNSYHGVLADFSFGNVNETGRIDTEKLINAYRAYLESENLIRFEQFKHNELNIEQESISYKDIEASRIVFCEGFGVVENPYFNYLPINEAKGELLTIHAPELNIDFLLKSTLFVMPLGNNNYKVGATFNWTDKTSDPSEEGKEELVEKLKKVLNVPYTIVSQSAGIRPTVSGRRPLVGMHPDYAQLIVLNGLGTRGVMIAPTVAKNLFNHIYNAESLDEEIDIVRFKHLKDKK; encoded by the coding sequence ATGAAAGTAGATTATATAATAGTTGGTTTAGGATTAGCAGGTTTGGCTTTTGCAGAAGAATTAATTGCTGCAAAAAAAACGTTTATCGTTTTTGAAGACGATTCTCAAACATCTTCATTAGTTGCCGGAGGTGTTTACAACCCCGTAATTTTAAAACGATTTACACCTGTTTGGAATGCAAAAGAGCAATTAGACGTTGCGCTTCCTTTTTATAAAAAGTTAGAAGAAAAACTAAACATAATTATAGATCAAAAATTTGTTATTAAAAAATCTTTTAAATCTGTAGAAGATCAAAATAATTGGTTTGGTGCTTTAGACAAACCTAAGTTAACAGATTATTTAGACCCTAAGTTAGATACCAATTCTTATCACGGAGTTTTAGCCGATTTTAGTTTCGGAAACGTAAACGAAACAGGTAGAATAGACACAGAAAAATTAATAAATGCTTACCGAGCATATTTAGAATCTGAAAACTTAATTCGTTTTGAACAATTTAAACATAACGAATTAAACATTGAACAAGAATCCATTTCTTATAAAGATATTGAAGCTTCTAGAATTGTTTTTTGTGAAGGTTTTGGAGTGGTAGAAAACCCTTATTTTAATTATTTACCAATAAATGAAGCAAAAGGAGAGTTGTTAACTATTCATGCTCCGGAACTAAATATAGATTTTTTATTAAAGTCCACACTTTTTGTAATGCCTTTGGGCAACAATAACTATAAAGTAGGAGCAACGTTTAATTGGACAGACAAAACATCTGATCCTTCTGAAGAAGGAAAAGAAGAGTTGGTAGAAAAATTAAAGAAAGTATTGAATGTTCCTTATACAATTGTTTCTCAATCTGCAGGAATAAGACCAACGGTTTCTGGTAGAAGACCTTTGGTGGGTATGCATCCAGATTATGCACAATTAATTGTTTTAAATGGATTAGGAACGCGTGGAGTAATGATTGCACCAACGGTTGCTAAAAACCTGTTTAATCATATTTATAATGCTGAATCTTTAGATGAAGAAATAGATATTGTTCGTTTTAAGCATTTGAAGGATAAAAAGTAG
- a CDS encoding TonB-dependent receptor, producing MNKIKLLFLISFFTLLSNNISAQEIVSSVVFNIEKNIPINDVSVQVLNTELGTYTDTKGSFSFDNLPEGSILVFSKIGFTTLRLSINSVTRTVYLSPKVSMLKEIIIRSFSSSQLNKIVPDQIYFSKKDIERLPFILGEKDVIKLIQYTPGVQQAAEGQSGFLVRGGNGSMNLTLLDNMYLHNTSHLGGLFSTINSDFVHSLEFSKAGFDAGYGGRLSSVTDIKTLKQPDSTHFEGSLGLLSTKLTGNIKINNKHSLLISGRRTYLEVFKPFFGDDTSILGKKKNYFLYDFLTKHSFKLSDKSEIETTLYITSDNFRDQTKGRNRKLQWGNSLLGTTFKHQFSSSLSSQTTVSNSFYKFSFGDNDFPFDYSAESTFNVFSLKHYFLLDKPSYLLKLGIEYNKNNILPKDVKARIDDSPLEILNQEKYKYDDVSLYGDLAFSVSSKLKAKTGLRLTSFFTHKNALVGKDTFFSIEPRASLKYEYKENQAFKLSYQRLSQFVHQASINFSLPADFFVVSTKNIKPQVVNQFSLGYAYETNGLQLNSAVYFKNVSNYTEFRNGSVNNLFSNDIYRDILVGKFNSYGFEVSLNKKINNFTAQTSLTLSKTLAKFEDINQGNYFPTTFDRPINVNTIMHYRLNNKFEFGALFLLTSGQNYTRPRDIRIINERPILNFESKNASRFPSYHRLDLSCTYSFKNKGKWKSKLNLTLYNVYNNSNPFQISYNTEGNVDDSFIEITEKRDNLFPFLPTLNWLFSF from the coding sequence ATGAATAAGATAAAATTATTATTTTTAATTTCCTTTTTTACACTTTTAAGTAATAACATATCGGCTCAAGAAATTGTTAGTTCAGTAGTATTTAATATCGAGAAGAATATACCTATTAATGATGTTTCTGTTCAGGTTTTAAATACAGAATTAGGTACTTACACAGATACAAAAGGTTCCTTTTCTTTTGATAATTTACCAGAAGGAAGCATATTAGTCTTTTCTAAAATAGGGTTTACTACTTTAAGGTTAAGTATTAATTCTGTAACAAGAACTGTTTATCTATCTCCAAAGGTTAGTATGTTAAAGGAAATAATAATTAGAAGTTTCTCTAGTAGTCAATTAAATAAAATAGTACCAGATCAAATTTACTTTTCTAAAAAAGATATAGAAAGGCTTCCTTTTATATTAGGAGAAAAAGATGTAATTAAATTAATACAATATACGCCTGGTGTTCAACAAGCTGCTGAAGGTCAATCTGGTTTTCTAGTGAGAGGAGGTAATGGAAGTATGAATTTAACTTTGTTAGATAATATGTACCTACATAATACATCTCATTTAGGAGGCTTGTTTTCTACCATAAATTCAGACTTTGTTCATTCATTAGAGTTTTCTAAAGCTGGTTTTGATGCAGGTTATGGTGGGCGATTATCTTCTGTTACAGATATAAAAACTTTAAAACAACCAGATAGCACTCATTTTGAAGGAAGTTTAGGATTGTTGTCTACAAAACTAACAGGAAATATAAAAATTAATAATAAGCATAGCTTATTAATTTCTGGAAGAAGAACCTATTTAGAAGTTTTTAAACCTTTCTTTGGTGATGATACTTCTATTCTTGGTAAAAAGAAAAATTATTTTTTATATGATTTTTTAACAAAGCACAGTTTTAAACTATCAGATAAAAGTGAGATAGAAACTACACTTTATATAACGAGTGATAATTTTAGAGATCAAACCAAAGGTAGAAATAGAAAATTACAATGGGGCAATTCTTTATTAGGCACAACTTTTAAACATCAGTTTTCGTCTAGTTTAAGTTCTCAAACCACAGTATCTAATAGTTTTTATAAGTTTTCTTTTGGAGACAATGATTTTCCTTTTGATTATAGCGCAGAGAGTACTTTTAATGTATTTAGCTTAAAACATTATTTTTTGTTAGATAAACCATCGTATTTATTAAAATTAGGAATAGAGTACAATAAGAATAACATATTACCTAAAGATGTAAAAGCACGTATAGATGATTCTCCTTTAGAAATTTTAAATCAAGAAAAATATAAGTATGATGATGTGAGTTTATATGGGGATTTGGCATTTTCTGTATCATCAAAATTAAAAGCTAAAACAGGGCTAAGATTAACTTCTTTTTTTACTCATAAAAATGCTTTAGTTGGTAAAGACACCTTTTTTAGTATTGAGCCAAGGGCGAGTTTAAAATATGAATATAAAGAAAATCAGGCTTTTAAATTAAGCTACCAAAGATTAAGTCAGTTTGTGCACCAAGCATCTATAAACTTTAGTTTGCCAGCAGATTTTTTTGTGGTAAGTACTAAAAATATAAAACCACAGGTAGTAAATCAATTTAGCTTAGGATATGCTTACGAAACAAATGGATTGCAATTAAACAGTGCTGTTTATTTTAAAAACGTTTCTAACTATACTGAGTTTAGAAATGGTTCTGTAAATAATCTATTTTCTAATGATATTTATAGAGATATACTTGTTGGTAAATTTAATTCTTACGGTTTTGAAGTTAGTCTAAATAAAAAAATAAATAATTTTACAGCGCAAACATCACTTACTTTATCTAAAACATTAGCTAAATTTGAAGATATAAATCAAGGGAATTATTTTCCTACAACTTTTGATAGACCTATAAATGTAAATACCATTATGCATTATAGGTTAAATAATAAGTTTGAATTTGGTGCTTTATTCTTACTTACTAGCGGACAAAACTATACAAGACCTAGAGATATAAGAATTATAAACGAAAGACCAATACTTAATTTTGAGTCTAAAAATGCTTCTCGATTTCCTAGTTATCATAGGTTAGATTTATCTTGTACCTATTCTTTTAAAAATAAAGGAAAATGGAAATCTAAATTAAATTTAACTTTGTATAACGTGTATAATAATAGTAATCCTTTTCAGATTTCTTATAATACAGAAGGAAATGTAGATGATTCATTTATAGAAATTACAGAAAAAAGAGATAATTTGTTTCCTTTTTTACCAACTCTAAATTGGTTGTTTTCATTTTAA
- the gldL gene encoding gliding motility protein GldL codes for MAQSKSYKKIMNFVYGMGAAVVIVGALFKIQHMSLGPITGGMMLTIGLLVEAAVFAVSAFDTPEDDFDWSKVYPELGDESFKAVKVEKEEVGAQGLLSQKLDTLLQEAKIDARLMTSLGTSMKNFQGAAEGLSAASESISSTNKYNEQMSMAAIQMESLNNLYKVQVENVSKQSALNGAVVENTEKLKDQMESLAKNLSSLNGVYGNMLSAMSK; via the coding sequence ATGGCACAGTCAAAATCTTACAAAAAAATAATGAATTTCGTTTACGGAATGGGAGCAGCAGTTGTAATTGTTGGAGCATTATTCAAAATTCAGCACATGAGTTTAGGTCCTATTACTGGAGGTATGATGTTAACAATTGGTTTATTAGTAGAGGCTGCCGTTTTTGCTGTTTCAGCTTTTGATACACCAGAAGATGATTTTGATTGGTCTAAAGTATATCCTGAGTTGGGTGATGAGAGTTTTAAAGCTGTAAAAGTAGAAAAAGAAGAAGTTGGTGCTCAAGGTTTATTATCTCAAAAATTAGATACTTTATTACAAGAAGCTAAAATTGATGCTAGATTAATGACGAGCTTAGGTACTAGTATGAAAAACTTTCAAGGAGCTGCAGAAGGTTTATCTGCTGCATCAGAATCTATTTCATCTACTAACAAATACAACGAGCAAATGTCTATGGCTGCTATTCAAATGGAGTCTTTAAACAATTTGTATAAAGTACAAGTAGAAAATGTAAGCAAACAGTCTGCATTAAATGGAGCTGTTGTAGAAAATACAGAAAAATTAAAAGATCAAATGGAGTCTTTAGCAAAAAACCTATCTTCTTTAAACGGAGTTTATGGAAATATGCTTTCTGCAATGTCTAAATAA
- the gldK gene encoding gliding motility lipoprotein GldK translates to MKKAAIFALLIVVFYSCGSNDRGELVGVKSNKKWFSEKPFGMALIPGGAFTMGKQDEDLIGTMNSPTKTVTLRPYYMDETEITNNEYKEFVEWVRDSVVRTRLGYQQEFAGMMGTPDPNGELPTGGINDYAFAVLKDTTGANAYEKYMYENYTSLELDSDSVRPLNWENDIIWEKEDFPDADYVEVMDTLFVARDEAVDGVRTFNVKYLKYKYTWFDRDNAARQGGNRKDFVKHEKLNIYPDTTVWVKDFSYSYNDPMHQDYFYHQSYGDYPVVGVNWGQATAFCNWRTKKKNNYLKSKKNSIGVPDFRLPTEAEWEYAARGGLEFATYPWGTGNTTTDRGCFLANFKPVRGDYAVDGALYTMEAKSFNANDYGLYNMAGNVSEWTNTAYNLSSYYMASTMNPNVEDRKNKRKIIRGGSWKDVAYFLEVSSRDYEYADTARSYIGFRTVQNYIGTTNK, encoded by the coding sequence ATGAAGAAAGCAGCAATATTTGCACTTTTAATAGTAGTTTTTTACAGTTGTGGCTCTAATGATAGAGGAGAATTGGTCGGAGTTAAATCGAATAAAAAGTGGTTTTCAGAAAAACCATTTGGTATGGCGTTAATTCCTGGAGGTGCTTTTACAATGGGTAAACAAGACGAGGACCTTATTGGTACAATGAATTCACCTACTAAAACAGTTACTTTAAGACCATATTACATGGACGAAACAGAGATAACTAATAACGAATATAAAGAATTTGTTGAGTGGGTTAGAGATTCTGTTGTAAGAACTAGATTAGGGTATCAGCAAGAATTTGCAGGTATGATGGGGACACCAGATCCAAATGGTGAGCTTCCTACTGGAGGTATTAATGATTATGCATTTGCTGTATTAAAAGATACTACAGGAGCTAATGCTTATGAAAAATACATGTATGAAAATTACACGAGTTTAGAGTTAGATTCAGATTCTGTAAGACCCTTAAACTGGGAAAATGATATTATTTGGGAAAAAGAAGATTTTCCGGATGCAGATTACGTAGAGGTTATGGATACTTTATTTGTGGCTAGAGATGAAGCGGTAGATGGTGTTAGAACTTTTAACGTAAAATACTTAAAATATAAATACACTTGGTTCGATAGAGACAATGCTGCAAGACAAGGTGGTAATAGAAAAGACTTTGTAAAACACGAAAAATTAAACATTTATCCAGATACTACTGTTTGGGTAAAAGATTTTAGTTATTCTTATAACGATCCAATGCACCAAGATTACTTTTATCATCAATCTTATGGAGATTATCCTGTTGTTGGGGTAAACTGGGGGCAAGCAACTGCTTTTTGTAACTGGAGAACTAAGAAGAAAAATAATTATTTAAAAAGTAAAAAAAATTCGATTGGTGTTCCTGATTTTAGATTACCAACAGAAGCAGAATGGGAGTATGCCGCTAGAGGAGGTTTAGAATTTGCTACGTATCCTTGGGGTACAGGTAATACTACTACAGATAGAGGTTGTTTTTTAGCAAACTTTAAACCAGTAAGGGGAGATTACGCTGTAGATGGAGCGCTTTATACTATGGAAGCGAAGTCATTTAATGCAAATGATTACGGTTTGTACAACATGGCTGGTAATGTTTCTGAATGGACAAATACTGCTTACAACCTATCTTCTTATTATATGGCTTCTACAATGAACCCGAATGTTGAGGATAGAAAAAATAAAAGAAAAATAATTCGTGGAGGTTCTTGGAAAGATGTAGCATACTTTTTAGAGGTGAGTTCTAGAGATTATGAATATGCAGATACTGCAAGAAGTTACATCGGTTTTAGAACCGTACAGAATTACATTGGTACAACTAACAAATAA
- the gldM gene encoding gliding motility protein GldM — MAGGKLSARQKMINLMYLVFIAMLAMNMSKEVLSAFGFMNEKLSENNVSTTAKNNEAYANLATKASEQAAKFATLNQEAIKIKGYSADFYTYLEELKAKMTSDIEDKNDYESMDKTAFLDEHFFKGDKFTAEGQEFLDKINSYRTSVTGALGKDSKFAPIVANRFSTSDVTNKDGKTIKWLDYRYKGFPLVASLTSLTQMQADIKNTESDIVSDLLGGKMEEALSLNNYKGIVALDKNAYFAGEKVTGKIVLGRYDATMIPDNVTLNGQDYKNIQSGQVIIDMPAGNVGSHDIKGKIAFTQNGEVVEVPFESTYSVIPQPGDAVVSADKMNVVYRGLSNPISVSLPGVSDNNLRVSASGGSLSGGNGKYILKPSGGNTAVINVSATLSNGKSVNSKATFRIKDIPAAMGSVRGQYGTVRMPKSGLANAPIAAGLPDFEFDLSIRVQSFKIKVPGELTIIVNGSSLNAAAKQKLAKAKRGDQINIFDIKATANGVNLKQVLPVSIELTN; from the coding sequence ATGGCAGGAGGAAAATTGTCCGCAAGGCAGAAAATGATAAACTTAATGTACCTTGTATTTATTGCAATGTTAGCAATGAACATGAGTAAAGAAGTTTTATCTGCTTTTGGTTTTATGAACGAAAAGTTAAGTGAAAATAATGTTTCAACAACCGCAAAAAATAATGAAGCGTATGCTAATTTAGCAACTAAAGCTTCAGAACAAGCTGCAAAATTTGCAACATTAAATCAAGAAGCAATAAAAATTAAAGGCTATTCTGCAGATTTTTATACTTATTTAGAGGAGTTAAAAGCTAAAATGACATCTGATATAGAGGATAAAAATGATTATGAATCTATGGATAAAACCGCTTTTTTAGATGAACATTTCTTTAAAGGTGATAAATTTACAGCAGAAGGTCAAGAGTTTTTAGATAAAATAAATAGCTATAGAACAAGTGTAACTGGCGCCTTAGGAAAAGACAGTAAGTTTGCACCAATTGTTGCCAATAGATTTTCTACAAGTGATGTTACTAATAAAGATGGTAAAACTATAAAATGGTTAGATTATAGATACAAAGGATTTCCTTTAGTAGCTTCTTTAACAAGTTTAACTCAAATGCAAGCAGATATTAAAAACACAGAAAGTGATATTGTATCTGACTTATTAGGAGGTAAAATGGAAGAAGCATTGTCTTTAAATAATTATAAAGGTATTGTTGCTTTAGACAAGAACGCTTATTTTGCTGGAGAAAAAGTTACAGGTAAAATAGTTTTAGGTCGTTATGATGCTACAATGATTCCAGATAATGTTACCTTAAATGGTCAAGATTATAAAAATATTCAATCGGGTCAAGTAATTATAGACATGCCAGCAGGTAATGTTGGTAGTCATGATATTAAAGGTAAAATAGCTTTTACACAAAATGGAGAAGTGGTAGAAGTACCTTTCGAAAGTACGTATTCTGTAATACCACAACCAGGTGATGCTGTTGTTTCTGCAGATAAAATGAATGTTGTGTATAGAGGTTTAAGCAATCCTATTTCTGTTTCATTACCAGGTGTTAGCGATAACAATTTAAGAGTTTCTGCATCAGGAGGTTCTTTATCTGGTGGTAACGGTAAATATATTTTAAAACCAAGCGGTGGCAACACGGCAGTTATTAATGTAAGTGCAACTTTAAGTAATGGTAAATCTGTAAATTCTAAAGCCACCTTTAGAATTAAAGACATACCTGCAGCTATGGGATCTGTAAGAGGACAATACGGAACCGTAAGAATGCCAAAATCTGGTTTAGCTAATGCACCAATTGCAGCAGGATTACCAGATTTCGAATTCGATTTAAGTATTAGAGTTCAAAGTTTTAAAATTAAAGTACCAGGAGAGTTAACTATTATTGTAAATGGTTCTTCTTTAAATGCAGCAGCAAAACAAAAATTGGCTAAAGCAAAAAGAGGAGATCAAATTAATATTTTTGATATTAAGGCAACTGCTAATGGAGTAAACCTTAAACAAGTATTACCTGTTAGTATAGAATTAACAAACTAG